Below is a genomic region from Lutra lutra chromosome 5, mLutLut1.2, whole genome shotgun sequence.
CGAAGAGAACCGCCAGGTGAGCGCCACGCCCGAGAAGGAGCTGGCCTCCCTGGCcgagagcagggaggggctggccaAGTCAGAGGAAGGACACCCAGTCCCCGAGAAGCAGGATAACCTGAGAAGGGGCGCCGAGAGCAGCCAGAGTGTGCCGTCTGCATTCAGACGGCTGATGGTCAACGGAGTCCTCTCTTCCTTCGTGCCCAGGCCTGGGCCTTTGAAGAGAGACTTCTGCTCCACGAGCTTAGAAGATGGCCTGATTAAGAAATCCCACACCTGCTTTTTGAGCTCATGCAGCAAACGCAATGCCATCACCAGTTCTTACAGTTCCACTCGAGGTGTCCCGCCGCAGAGATGCTGCCGATGCGCCGCTGGGATCTGGGGAgcagcctcctcccagccccagccgaCCATGAAGAAAGCCAGCGAGGAAAGCTGCCATTCTAGCTCTTCAGCCTCAGTAGAACCACAAAGGAAGATCAGGAATGAAAAGGCTGCCGAGGGAGAGGATGGGCAGAAGCAAAGTTTGAGCAATCACTCACCTCCCCCTGACGGTTCCAGGCCCCGGAGGCGCAAGATTCCTCTACTGCGGTCGTCGAGGCGAAATGACCCACTGATCCTGCCTCCACCGCCCCAGCTAGGCTATCGAGTCACCGCTGAAGACCTTGACTTAGAGAAGAGAGCTGCGATCCAGTGGATCAACAAGGTGTTGGAAGGGTAAGACCGAGGTCCCCTCTGACTATGGCGCCCTTGAGCCTTCCTGTTTGcgctcctcctcccagcccccagcacgaATGAAGAGCGGGAGAGCTTCTGGCAGGTGCAGAACTCACCAGGCCAGGGGGCCTTCCTATGGTGGGATGGCGGGGCACCTCCATGGGCTGTTTTTCTTGGTTCTCCCTAAGCTTCTGCCTTGTTTGGCTTGGCTGTAAAAAATTGATCCTTTCCCCCTGGCTCACCAGGGTCTGTTCCTCAGTACTTCGTGCTGGACCTTACTGGTTCTTTGGAGGAGAATTGTAGGAAACCACCCAAGTCCAGCTATGCCCAGGGCACTGTACCTCCGGGTCCAATACATCCATCAATAAGTTAGCTGTTTCCATAGACACAATGTTCCATTCCCATCGTCATTCTGCCAGATGGTGTCCCTAGAAATTGGGCGGCTGGAGCTTGTTAGACTGGTCCACCGAGGGGTCAGGACCCCTGCAACAGAAAAGGGAAGCTTTGGACTAGTTTATCTTCGGGCAGGATGCAGGCAAGACACCCACTGCTGCCACAActgccctttccctccttccccatttgCTTAATTAGACCCTTGTCAGTCTTTCTCCTTTCTACATGTGAATGCTTGGTGCTGCATGAACATTCAGGAAATGAACAAAGTTGTATGtgtcacacacatatatagtcatatgtatttatatgtcaTGCATAGTCATGTATATACATAgtcatatatgtattatatattatgtgtatatgtattatctattatataacataatgtacatgtaatgtatatatactacatatgtaTAATGGATATgaataatgtatatgtatatataacacaatacatatgtataatataggtgtacataatacataattataatgtatatcagtatattatacacatatgtgtaatatatgatatgtataataacgcatatacatacatgtaacaTATATCATGTACAATATATTACATATAGACTATAAAATGTGTATTACATATAACGATAgatattgaatatatatgtgGTGTTTGTTAATTTGCCGAATGTTCCATATCTTTGCTCTTTGAACCTAGTGGAGGAAAAATCGATTTGTGTAAGTAGTTTTTCTACTGTGTCAGGTTTTTCTGTGGCTCAGCTGATGGGAAAGTAGCACCACTTTTTGCCTCTAGATGCTGATTCCTGATTTTTGTGTTCAAGTCCATGGGAAGGCAGTCCACACGCTAGCCTTTTCCCACTTCTGCTTCTCACCTGTCCACCTGACATCACCATGGGCTGTATCATGCCTAGTATATGTTAGGAAATGACGTGTGACAATGAAGTCTTTATTTAATTCCTAAATTTGCTGCAATTTTAGACTTACAGGACAGTTTACACAGATAGTAGAATCTCCGTCTAGTCTTCATTAAGCTTCTCCTAATGTTACCATCTTACCAAACAATTACCGAAGCCAGGAAACTAACAATGATATGACGCTATTAGATGAACTTCAGACTTTAATTGGATTTTCCTTTCTagtaaagttttctttctgttctggtATCAATCCAGAATCCcatgttgcatttagttgtcatgtcccCTTAGTCGCCTCCAAATTGACCATTTCTGTCTTAATGCCTTGTGTAGCCTTGATATGTCTGAAGAATACTGATGAGGTATTTTGTAGTTTCCCTGGATTtggatttctctgttttctcagaaGAACACtgaaattacagatttttaagaaaaatctcagaGATGATGTACTCTTCTCAGAATGTCATCTCAGGGGCACATAATATCCCTATGTCTTATGGGAAATGTTAACCTTGATTACCTGGTTACGGTCGTGTCTGCCAGGGctctccactgtatattttccccTGTGTAATAAATATTGGGGGAGGGAATCATACTTTGATGATACAAAAGAATCCTGTTTATCCTTAAACTTTGCATCATCAGTAGATCTTGCCTACACCAATTATTTTTGTACCGTTTTAAtgatgattttctatttcctttgtttcttctacatttaattaaaaattcttctCTAGGGAAAGGTTctcttgatttatttgtttattcagtcatttaaatCTGGATAGGCTCAtcaatgtttattttgttctttgggcTATtatattatcactattatttttttttgttcaaattgTTCTAAATTTCACCATTGTGAACTTATTTCAGGTTAGCTGGTAAGTCCTTTTTAATATGCCTGTACATGCATGCATTCCCCCCTTCCCCTTTTCTGTAGGATTTCTTTATCTTCTAGCCCCATAAGATGCTCCAGGATCTTGCACTTTACCTATCCCAGTTCTGGAGTCACCTACTGCTCCAAGGAGCTTTGGTTCCTTTTACTGgagaatgaaagttaaaaaacaagATGTCGGGCACTCAGATGTGCTCATTGCTACTAGGAAGTCTCTGCTTCTAGGTTCTCTCAGGAGACAGAATTAGGAAGTATATGTTTCTGTTTATACATACTTAcctatatttctatatttgtgtgtgtgtgcatgtgtgtgcacaaatGAATCTACACTGATACCTCAGCCTATAATTCAGAACTATAGGTTTCATTCTGGAAATATTCCCCTTTGCTTATGTGTAACTTCTTTCTCCAAACAGTTTCTCCAGAGAGACCTGGTCTAATCTATctatattatacttatttttccaatttaataTTTGTCCAATTTCAAAATTTGTCCAATTTAATATGCTTACATAGtatctataatatatttatttaattgacaaatTCTACAATACATGTAGTTTTGGAATTGCCAACCCTGTGGGCaacttattattattgtttgtgtacaattatttctatttaacCTTACAGTACCCACTGCTTTAACTAaaacattgcttttaaaaatcactgggtTCAGCTTTCAGCTTCCTTTCAGTGAGGTTACGTGATCCATTTGTACCACACCAAGATTCATTTCTCACAATCTGCATTCCACTTGGGGTTCCTCCAACAATCTAGTCGATTTTAATTTGCAAGCAGGAAAACTTATTCTTTTGATATACACtttgcttgtattttgttgagtacctttttaaaaaaaaaagattttttatttattcatttttttagagagagagcaagagcaggggcaaggaacagacagggagagagaagaggaagagtgagagactctccagcagattccacactgtgtgtggagcctgactcaatctcatgaccctgagatcatgacctgagctgaaaccaagagtcagaggctcaaccaactgagccatccaggtgcctcttaTTGAgaatttctgtgtctgtgttcatgagagacattggtctgaaattttactttcttgtgttgtttttgtctggttttggtatcagaaaaATACTACCCACATAGAATGGGTTGGGAAGGGTTCCCTCCTGTTGTACCTGGGAGGATTTGTACGATTGTTATAATTTCTGCTTGAAATGCTTGAAAGGGTTTACCAATGAAGCCATGTGGGTCTGGTTTTCTATTTGTGGGAAGACTTAAAATACTAATTCAATATTTTGTAAGTCCACTAaggttttctaattcttcctgaATCATTTTCTATAATTGGCATCTTTCTGGGAATCTTCCCATTTCATATTATTTGTCTAATGTGTTGgcttaaaattattcatatttccttATCATCCTAATAACTATCCTTAAGGTAGAAAATGATACCCTCTCTTCCATTTCTAACTTTGTGCCTTTTCTCTGTATCTCCATCTGAATGTCTCCCATTCTACATTCTTGCTTTCCTTCTGGTCAGTGAGGTTAAAGGTTGATCaattgtgttgattttttttttaaattttttaattttttcagcataacagtattcattatttttgcaccacacccagtgctccatgcaatccgtgccctctacaatacccaccacctggtgcccccaacctcccaccccccaccccttcaaaattctcagatcgtttttcagagtccatagtctctcgtggttcacctccccttccaatttccctcaactcccttctcctctccatctccccttgtcctccatgctatttgttatgctccacaaataagtgaaaccatatgataattgattctctctacttgacttatttcactcagcataatctcttccagtcccgtccatgttgctacaaaacttgggtattcatcctttcttttttctttctttttttttttacagctttataaacatatatttttatccccaggggtacaggtctgcgaatcgccaggtttacacacttcacagcactcaccatagcacataccctccccaatatccataaccccacccccctctcccaaccccctccccccatcaaccctcagtttgttttgtgagattaagagtcacttatggtttgtctccctcccaatcccatcttgtttcatttactcttctcctaccccctcaaccccccatgttgcatctcctctccctcatatcagggagatcatatgatagttgtctttctccaattgacttatttcgctaagcatgataccctctagttccatccacgtcatcgcaaatggcaagatttcatttcttttgatggctgcatagtattccattgtgtatatataccacttcttctttatccattcgtctgttgatggacatctaggttctttccatagtttggctattgtagacattgctgctataaacattcgggtgcacgtgccccttcggatcactacgtttgtatctttagggtaaatacccagcagtgcaattgcagggtcatagggtagttctattttcaacattttgaggaacctccatgctgttttccagagtggttgcaccagcttgcattcccaccaacagtgtaggagggttcccctttctccgcatcctcgccagcatctgtcatttcctgacttgttaattttagccattctgactggtgtgaggtgatatctcatggtggttttgatttgtatttccctgatgccgagtgatatggagcactttttcatgtgtctgttggccatctggatgtcttctttgcagaaatgtctgttcctgtcctctgcccgtttcttgattggattatttgttctttgggtgttgagtttgctaagttctttatagattttggacactagccctttatctgatatgtcatttgcaaatatcttctcccattctgtcagttgtcttttggttttgttaactgtttcctttgctgtgcaaaagcttttgatcttgataaaatcccaaaagttcatttttgcccttgcttcccttgcctttggtgatgttcctaggaagacgttgctgcggctgaggtcgaagaggttgctgcctgtgttctcctcgaggattttgatggattcctttctcacattgagatccttcatccattttgagtctattttcgtgtgtggtgtaaggaaatgatccaatttcatttttctgcatgtggctgtccaattttcccaacaccatttattgaagaggctgtcttttttccattggacattctttcctgctttgtcgaagatgagttgtccatagagttgagggtccatttctgggctctctattctgttccattgatctatgtgtctgtctttgtgccagtaccatgctgtcttgatgatgacagctttgtaatagagcttgaagtctggaattgtgatgccaccaactttggctttctttttcaatattcctttggctattcgaggtcttttctggttccatataaattttaggattctttgttccatttctttgaaaaaaatggatggtactttgataggaattgcattaaatgtgtagattgctttaggtagcatagacattttcacaatatttattcttccaacccaggagcatagaacatttttccatttctttctgtcttcctcaatttctttcatgagtactttatagttttctgtgtatagattcttagtctctttggttaggtttattcctaggtatcttatagttttgggtgcaattgtaaatgggatggactccttaatttctctttcttctgtcttgttgttggtgtagagaaatgcaactgatttctgtgcattgattttatatcctgacactttactgaattcctgaattcctgtacaagttctagcagttttggagtggagtcttttgggttttccacatatagtatcatatcatctgcaaagagtgatagtttgacttcttctttgccgatttggatgcctttaatttccttttgttgtctgattgctgaggctaggacttctagtactatgttgaatagcagtggtgataacggacatccctgccgtgttcctgaccttagcggaaaagctttcagtttttctccattgagaatgatatttgcggtgggtttttcatagatggctttgataatattgaggtatgtgccgtctatccctacactttgaagagttttgatcaggaagggatgctgtactttgtcaaatgctttttcagcatctatggagagtatcatatggttcttgttctttcttttattaatgtgttgtatcacattgattgatttgcggatgttgaaccaaccttgtagccctggaataaatcccacttggtcgtggtgaataatccttttaatgtactgttgaatcctattggctagtattttggcgagaatttttgcatctgtgttcatcaaggatattggtctgtagttctcttttttgatgggatccttgtctggttttgggatcaaggtgatgctggcctcataaaatgagtttggaagttttccttctatttctattttttggaacagtttcaggagaataggaattagttcttctttaaatgtttggtagaattcccccgggaagccgtctggccctgggcttttgtttgtttggagatttttgatgactgtttcaatctccttactggttatgggtctcttcaggctttctatttcttcctggttcagttgtggtagtttatatgtctctaggaatgcatccatttcttccagattgtcaaatttgttggcgtagagttgctcatagtatgttcttataattgtctgtatttctttggtgttcgttgtgatctctcctttttcattcatgattttatttatttgggtcctttctcttttctttttgataagtctggccaggggtttatcaatcttattaattctttcaaagaaccagctcctagtttcgttgatttgttctattgtttttttggtttctatttcattgatttctgctctaatctttatgatttctcttctcctgctgggtttagggtttctttcttgttctttctccagctcctttaggtgtagggttaggttgtgtacctgagacctttcttgtttcttgagaaaggcttgtaccgctatatattttcctctcaggactgcctttgttgtgtcccacagattctgaaccgttgtgttttcattatcatttgtttccataaattttttcaattcttctttaatttcctggttgacccattcattctttagaaggatgctgtttagtctccatgtatttgggttctttccaaatttcctcttgttattgagttctagctttagagcattgtggtctgaaaatatgcagggaatgatcccaatcttttgataccggttgagacttgatttaggaccaagaatgtgatctattctggagaatgttccatgtgcactagagaagaatgtgtattctgttgctttgggatgaaatgttctgaatatatctgtgatgtccatctggtccagtgtgtcatttaaggccttgatttccttgttgatcttttgcttggatgatctgtccatttcagtgaggggagtgttaaaatcccctactattattgtattcttgtcgatgtgtttctttgattttgttattaattggtttatatagttggctgctcccacgttaggggcatagatatttaaaattgttagatctttttgttggacagttcctttgagtatgatatagtgtccttcctcatgtcttattagtctttggcttaaaatctaattgatctgatataaggattgccactcctgctttcttctgatgtccattagcatggtaaattcttttccaccccctcactttaaacctggaggtgtcttcgggtttaagatgagtttcttgtaggaaacatatagatgggttttgtttttttatccattctgataccctgtgtctcttgattggggcatttagcccattaacattcagggtaagtattgagagatatgaatttagtgccattgtattgcctgtaaggtgactgttattgtatattgtctctgtttctttctgatctacttcttttagggtctctctttgcttagaggacccctttcaatatttcctgtagagctggtttggtatttgcaaattctttcagtttttgtttgtcctggaagcttttaatctctccttctattttcattgatagcctagctggatatagtattcttggctgcatgtttttctcgtttagtactctgaatatatcatgccagctccttctggcctgccaggtctctgtggataagtctgctgccaatctaatatttttaccattgtacgttacagacttcttttcccgggctgctttcaggatcttttctttgtcactaagacttgtaaattttactattaggtgacggggtgtggacatattcttattgattttgaggggggttctctgaacctcttgaattttgatgcttgttccctttgccatattggggaaattctctccaataattctctccaatataccttctgctcccctctctgtttcctcttcttctggaatcccaattattctaatgttgttttgtcttatggtgtcacttatctctcgaattctcccctcgtggtccagtagctgtttgtccctcttttgctcagcttctttattctctgtcatttggtcttctatatcgctaattctttctgctgcctcatttatcctagcagtgagagcctccatttttgattgcacctcattaatagcttttttgatttcaacttggttagattttagttcttttatttctccagaaagggcttttatatctcccgagagggttgctttaatatcttccatgcctttttcaagcccggctagaaccttgagaatcgtcattctgaactctagatctgacatattaccaatgtctgtattgattaggtccctagcctttggtactgcctcttgttcttttttttgttgtgaatttttccgccttgtcattttgtccagataagagtttatgaaggagcaagtaaaatactaaaagggtggcaacaaccccaggaaaatatgctttagccaaatcagaagagatcccaaattgtgaggggggagaaaggggataaaaaggggttcaaaaagaaaaaaaaaagaaactatttaaaaaaagaaagccaataaagaaaaaatataaaaagaggaaaaaaatatatatatattagataaactatttaaaaaacattaaaaaagaaaacggtaaaagttaaaaaaatttagcagaagaagagaaaaagaaaaaaaaattgaaaaagaaaaaaaaattaaattaactgcaaggctaaaaaatcatggggagaaagccatgagttccatgctttgctttcttctcctctggaattccgccgctctccttggtattgaaactgtactcctgggtaggtgaacttggtcctggctgggtttcctgttgatcttctgggggaggggcctgttgtagtgattctcaagcgtctttgccccaggcggagttgcaccgcccttactcggGCCGCTCTGAGTAATCCggtgggtttgctttcgggagcttttgttccctgagcactttccgtagagtccggaggacaggaatgaagatggcggcctcctggtctccggcccggaggagccaagagcccggggccccactcctcagtgagcactcagagaacagcgcccaatgactcccgtcaccctggcctccggccacgctccgagctgaccgagcctgcgacaggttcaaggcaaccccgagctgagagtcactcctcggctctgtctctgtagccggcttccctgttctaataccggtaagctctgcgacactcagacacccccgatccttctgcgaccctgcgggacctgaggccgcgctgaccccgcctgggcttcaccccagttaagcctctggagcgatgtccctcagcggaacagacttttaaaagtcctgattttgtgctccgttgctccgccgctcgccgggagccggcccctccccccgcggtctaacttcccgtcgctttggattcacttctccgccagtcctacctttcagaaagtggttgattttctgtttccagaattgctgttcttcttctcttcaatctcccgttggatttgtaggtgtttgcaatctttagataagctatttagctgatctcccgctacccgaagtagtcgcagcctgctacttctccgccatcttgactcctccctcaattgtgttgattttttaaagaaataaaatttcatggtttttgcttcctctgccattttgctgttttctaTACTTGTTAATTTAGtttccaatatttattatttaattctttctgcttcctttgggTTTGCTCTCCTTTACAAGTTACTTCTTTACAAGTTTCTTAAGATGGAAGATTAGGGATTTgagacctttctcttttctaatttagGTATTTTAAGCTACAAATTCCCCCTTTACTGGCACTAGAAAAATGTTGATTCTATGTTTGGATGACACTCAGTTCAATAtatgttctaatttttcttttgatttttttctttgacccatagTTTATAAGTATGTTCttgaatttccaaatatttgaagagttttacacatttctttctggttttgatttataattatattctaCTGTGGCCTTAAGCCtacatttaatgattttttttaagattttattttatttatttaacagagaccacaagtaggcagagaaggagggaagcaggctccctgctgagcagagagccctatgtggggcttgatcccaggaccctgggatcatgacctgagctgaaggcagaggctttaacccactgagccacccaggtgccccctacattTAATGATTTAAATCCTTTTATATTTGTTGAGACATTTTTATGGGCAACCATATGctctattttggaaaatgttccacagatccttaaaaaaaaggtatattctGCTATTGGGGGCAGTGTTCAATCAATGTCAAGTCAAGTTTTTGGACAGTGCTGTTGAAGTCTTTTGATTCTTACTAATTTCCTGTCCAAATTTTCTATCAGCTATTGAGAATGGAGTTTTATGATACTTAACTATAGTTGTCTTATTGTCTATTTTCACTATGAAAtgtccctctttcttcctttttttttttttaagatttattaatttattttagagagagcatatgcacgtaagtggggggaagggcagagggagagaatcttcaagtagactccccactgagtgcagagcctgtcatggggttcagtctcaggaccaatgagatcatgacctgagcccaagccaagagttggatgctcaactgactgatcTGTCCATGTGCCCCTGGTCCATGGCCTCTTTCTCCCTGGTAATATTTTTAGCCTTAAGGTCAGCTTTGTCATATATTGCTACGGTTGCTACAGCTCTTTCATGGATATTGTTTGCAattaatatctttttccattctcttaattttcacttatttgtataTCTGAATCTGAACTGTATCTCTTAGAGTCAGCATATAATTCagtattgcttttaaaaatccaggcTCTGCCCTTTTATTTGGGCATTTTAATctattcacatttattattttaattattgtcaTGGTTGgatttactttttccattttgcaacttattttctatttgtctcatttgtgttttttgttttgtttttgttttttgctttcctgTTCCTCCTTTACTACCTTTGTTTatgttaaatagatttttttttagtgcatCACTTTAATCTCTCTTCCCCCTttactttttactattttttaaaagttattttcatagTGGTTGCTCTAAGAATTGCAATAtgcatcttaaatttttaagtatctaCTTAAGGAcatgcagatggcaaataaacacataaaaagacgTTTCATGTCTTTAGCtagtagggaaatgcaaattaaaaccacaatgatctatcact
It encodes:
- the LOC125101311 gene encoding nuclear envelope pore membrane protein POM 121-like, producing the protein MGSYLSRPRPRLAASPLLGGEQPEATESLGPRPAHPAHGVPRAGRVHSAASTLDVARRLSYEDLVASPRRRRRRHRRRFAITHRRQYPIQQARCLFLGVFSSVPPTSHPKPALSACSSKMFCASVILKMVSAKGKLTLRLALKQTVICMWSSLSGHFPNLCVRETLVRALEENRQVSATPEKELASLAESREGLAKSEEGHPVPEKQDNLRRGAESSQSVPSAFRRLMVNGVLSSFVPRPGPLKRDFCSTSLEDGLIKKSHTCFLSSCSKRNAITSSYSSTRGVPPQRCCRCAAGIWGAASSQPQPTMKKASEESCHSSSSASVEPQRKIRNEKAAEGEDGQKQSLSNHSPPPDGSRPRRRKIPLLRSSRRNDPLILPPPPQLGYRVTAEDLDLEKRAAIQWINKVLEG